A single window of Loxodonta africana isolate mLoxAfr1 chromosome 10, mLoxAfr1.hap2, whole genome shotgun sequence DNA harbors:
- the LOC135227174 gene encoding olfactory receptor 11G2-like, translating into MKNPGENNHSGPVSEFILLGFPCTSGIQIFLFALFSVTYILTLIGNLCIICAVRWEHHLHTPMYILLANFSSLEIWYVTSTVPSMLANFLTETKIISFSGCFLQFYFFFSMGSTETFFLSVMAFDRYLAICRPLHYPSIMTVRCCIRMGACCWVCGFTCFLLPVYLISQLPFCGPNTIDHFLCDPGPLMKLSCVPAPATEVTCAVFNSVLIFSAFLFISSSYTLVIRAVLRVPSADGRRKAFSTCGSHLAVVSLFYGSITVMYVSPIAGNAAGIQQIVTLFYSVLTPLFNPLIYSLRNKEMKEALRKLFGTLRFAQRQSLKTSNS; encoded by the coding sequence ATGAAAAACCCAGGAGAGAATAATCACTCTGGCCCTGTGAGTGAATTCATTCTTCTTGGATTCCCTTGTACCTCAGGGATCCAGATCTTCCTCTTCGCACTCTTCTCTGTGACCTACATCCTGACACTGATTGGAAATCTGTGCATTATATGTGCTGTGAGGTGGGAACACcatctccacacccccatgtacatCCTGCTGGCCAATTTCTCCTCCCTGGAGATCTGGTATGTCACCTCCACGGTCCCCAGTATGCTAGCCAACTTTCTCACTGAGACCAAAATCATCTCTTTCTCTGGTTGCTTCCTCCAGTTCTACTTCTTCTTCTCCATGGGCAGCACTGAGACCTTCTTCTTGTCCGTCATGGCCTTTGACAGGTACCTTGCTATCTGCAGGCCCCTGCACTACCCCTCCATCATGACAGTCCGATGCTGCATCAGAATGGGAGCCTGCTGCTGGGTGTGTGGCTTCACCTGTTTCCTCCTCCCAGTGTATCTCATCTCTCAGCTCCCCTTTTGTGGCCCCAATACTATTGATCACTTTCTGTGTGACCCAGGACCCCTTATGAAGCTGTCCTGTGTGCCAGCTCCTGCCACTGAGGTCACTTGTGCTGTCTTTAACTCTGTCCTCATTTTCTCTGCCTTCCTCTTCATTAGCAGTTCCTACACCCTGGTAATCAGAGCAGTGCTGAGGGTCCCCTCAGCAGATGGCCGGCGTAAGGCCTTCTCCACATGTGGTTCCCACCTGGCCGTAGTGTCCCTGTTTTATGGCTCCATCACGGTAATGTATGTGAGCCCAATAGCAGGCAATGCAGCTGGGATCCAGCAAATTGTGACTTTGTTTTATTCTGTGCTGACTCCACTTTTTAACCCCTTGATCTACAGTCTGCGGAATAAGGAGATGAAGGAGGCACTGAGGAAACTGTTTGGGACTTTGAGATTTGCTCAAAGACAGTCTCTGAAGACCTCGAATTCATAA